A single region of the Bacteroidota bacterium genome encodes:
- a CDS encoding LemA family protein — protein sequence MGRYIGLGILAVIILFCVSAYNGMVKAEETVGQKWNDVESSYQRRLDLIDNLVNTVKGAADFEKSTLTEIVEARAKATGITIDPSTATPEQLKAFTEAQNGMNSALSKLLVVVENYPNLTATQAYRDLMSSLEGTENRINVARIDYNAAIKDYNTRIRRFPANIIASITGFERRNGFTAAEGADKAPKVDFSDNK from the coding sequence ATGGGGCGTTACATCGGTTTAGGGATTTTGGCAGTAATTATTTTATTCTGCGTGAGTGCATATAATGGCATGGTAAAGGCAGAAGAAACAGTAGGCCAAAAATGGAACGACGTAGAATCTTCATACCAACGTCGACTTGATTTGATTGACAATTTGGTTAACACAGTTAAAGGTGCTGCGGATTTTGAAAAATCGACGCTGACTGAAATAGTTGAAGCACGCGCTAAAGCTACAGGCATCACAATTGATCCTTCTACAGCCACACCTGAGCAGTTAAAAGCATTTACTGAAGCTCAAAATGGCATGAATTCAGCTTTAAGTAAATTACTTGTTGTGGTAGAAAATTATCCAAACTTGACCGCAACTCAGGCTTATCGCGATTTAATGAGCTCATTGGAAGGTACTGAAAACAGAATTAATGTTGCACGTATTGATTATAACGCAGCAATAAAAGATTATAATACCAGAATCAGAAGATTCCCGGCTAATATTATTGCCTCAATAACAGGTTTTGAAAGACGTAATGGATTTACTGCTGCTGAAGGTGCAGATAAAGCGCCAAAAGTAGATTTTAGCGATAACAAATAA
- the polA gene encoding DNA polymerase I, translating to MGNNNDDKKLYLLDAFALIFRSYFAFAKNPIINSKGQNTSAILGFVNTLNLLLKKTNSTHIAVCFDSVEATQREEVFADYKANRAETPEDIKFAVPYIKAIVKAFNIPLIEKPGYEADDIIGTLAKKAKSAGYDVYMVTMDKDYGQLVEDGIYMYKPSFTGNGFDTVGLEDILKKWEIENPLQVIDILGLMGDAVDNIPGVPGVGEKTAKKLIQEFGSVEGLYENTDKLKGKLQENVVNNKEQALMSKHLATIMLDVPVEFEEDKLIIEDPDKETLSAIFQELEFRKLGKDILGEEYSVNAAKKNEQLDLFGNPVEGSGKTAVQETIDEVVAGRNISNVDHTYILVDTPELRKKLIADLIKQKIFCFDTETTGIDANIAELVGLAFSWKQNEGFYVPLPADQKEVQNIVNEFKSILEDTSKIKVAQNLKYDYLALKWYGINVQGPFEDSMIAHYLLEPELRHGMDFLAETYLGYSPVSIETLIGKKGKNQLSMRDADVNKVCEYSSEDADITLQLHNHFQPLLKSEELEKLYSEVEIPLIEVLADMEYEGINLDVPFLNDYSKVLEKDITELEKKIHEIAGVRFNIDSPKQLGEVLFIKLKIPYEGQKTKTGQLSTGEDILAKLAHNHPIANLILDYRELGKLKSTYVDSLPALINPKTNRLHTTFAQAVASSGRLSSNNPNLQNIPIRTERGQQVRKAFIPRSSEFKILSADYSQIELRVIAALSEDAGMIEAFKQGMDIHSATAAKVFNVPINEVTREMRSRAKAVNFGIAYGQTAFGLSQNLGISRGEAKEIIENYNAQFPGVKRLMDTNIEFARKHGYTKTVLGRKRYIKDITSANQTVRNQAERIAVNSPIQGSAADMIKVAMIQIHHELNKRKMQSRMILQVHDELVFDAFIPEMEELREIVVSKMVTAIKMNVPIEAEVGVGDNWLEAH from the coding sequence ATGGGCAACAATAACGACGATAAAAAACTATACCTACTGGATGCATTTGCGTTGATTTTCAGGTCATATTTTGCATTTGCAAAAAATCCAATTATTAATTCTAAAGGTCAAAATACATCCGCAATTTTAGGTTTTGTTAATACACTTAATTTATTATTGAAAAAAACAAATTCGACACATATTGCAGTTTGTTTCGATTCGGTTGAAGCAACACAGCGTGAAGAAGTATTTGCAGATTATAAAGCAAACCGCGCTGAAACACCTGAAGATATCAAATTTGCTGTTCCGTACATTAAAGCAATTGTAAAGGCATTTAATATTCCATTAATTGAAAAGCCGGGTTATGAAGCAGATGACATTATCGGGACACTTGCTAAAAAAGCAAAAAGTGCCGGTTATGATGTATATATGGTTACCATGGATAAAGATTATGGTCAATTGGTAGAAGATGGCATTTATATGTATAAACCAAGTTTTACCGGAAATGGATTTGATACGGTTGGTTTAGAAGATATTTTAAAAAAGTGGGAAATTGAAAACCCGCTTCAAGTAATTGATATTTTGGGTTTAATGGGAGATGCCGTTGATAATATTCCCGGCGTTCCCGGTGTTGGTGAAAAAACTGCAAAAAAATTAATTCAGGAATTTGGTTCTGTAGAAGGATTGTATGAAAATACCGATAAGTTAAAAGGTAAGTTGCAGGAAAATGTTGTAAACAATAAGGAACAGGCATTGATGAGTAAACATCTTGCAACCATTATGCTCGATGTGCCTGTTGAATTTGAAGAAGATAAATTAATAATTGAAGATCCGGATAAAGAAACACTCTCAGCAATTTTTCAGGAGTTGGAATTCCGTAAATTGGGAAAAGATATTTTGGGAGAAGAATATAGTGTTAATGCTGCCAAAAAAAATGAACAATTAGATTTATTCGGCAATCCGGTAGAAGGTAGTGGTAAAACTGCAGTGCAGGAAACTATTGATGAGGTTGTTGCAGGAAGAAATATTTCGAATGTTGATCATACTTACATTTTGGTGGACACACCTGAATTGCGGAAAAAGTTAATTGCAGATTTAATTAAGCAGAAAATATTTTGTTTCGATACTGAAACTACCGGTATCGACGCAAATATTGCTGAATTAGTAGGATTGGCCTTTTCATGGAAACAGAATGAAGGATTTTATGTTCCGCTACCTGCTGATCAAAAAGAAGTGCAAAATATTGTAAATGAATTTAAATCTATACTTGAAGATACTTCTAAAATTAAAGTTGCACAAAATTTAAAATACGATTATCTCGCTTTAAAATGGTACGGCATTAATGTGCAAGGGCCGTTTGAAGATAGTATGATTGCGCATTATTTATTGGAACCAGAATTACGTCACGGCATGGATTTTCTTGCAGAAACGTATTTAGGATATTCACCGGTTTCTATTGAAACACTGATTGGTAAAAAAGGAAAAAACCAATTAAGTATGCGCGACGCAGATGTAAATAAGGTATGTGAGTATTCATCGGAGGATGCTGATATTACACTTCAGTTGCATAATCATTTTCAACCTTTACTGAAATCTGAGGAGCTTGAAAAATTATATAGTGAAGTTGAAATTCCATTAATTGAAGTGTTGGCAGATATGGAATATGAAGGTATTAATTTAGATGTGCCATTTTTAAATGATTACAGTAAAGTTTTAGAAAAAGATATTACCGAGTTAGAGAAAAAAATACATGAAATTGCAGGTGTTCGATTTAATATCGATTCACCTAAACAATTAGGCGAAGTTTTATTTATAAAATTGAAAATCCCTTATGAGGGACAAAAAACAAAAACCGGGCAATTATCTACAGGGGAAGATATTTTAGCTAAACTGGCACATAATCATCCAATAGCGAATTTAATTTTAGATTACCGCGAATTAGGAAAATTGAAATCCACTTATGTTGATTCGTTGCCGGCTTTAATAAATCCGAAAACAAATCGTTTGCACACAACGTTTGCACAAGCAGTGGCATCCAGTGGAAGGTTATCCTCCAATAATCCAAACTTGCAAAATATTCCTATCAGAACTGAACGTGGTCAGCAGGTGCGTAAAGCGTTTATTCCAAGAAGTAGTGAATTCAAAATATTAAGCGCCGATTATTCACAAATAGAGTTACGTGTAATTGCAGCATTAAGTGAAGATGCAGGAATGATTGAGGCCTTTAAACAAGGTATGGATATTCACAGTGCAACGGCAGCAAAAGTATTTAATGTGCCAATTAACGAGGTAACGCGTGAAATGCGTAGTCGCGCAAAAGCGGTGAATTTCGGAATTGCTTACGGACAAACTGCCTTTGGTTTATCACAAAATTTAGGAATATCAAGAGGTGAAGCGAAAGAAATAATTGAAAATTATAATGCACAATTTCCGGGCGTAAAAAGATTAATGGATACCAATATCGAATTTGCACGCAAACATGGTTATACGAAAACGGTATTGGGAAGAAAAAGATATATAAAAGATATCACCTCTGCCAACCAAACTGTTCGCAATCAGGCAGAGCGGATTGCGGTAAATTCACCAATACAGGGTTCTGCAGCCGATATGATTAAAGTTGCCATGATTCAAATTCACCACGAATTAAATAAAAGGAAAATGCAATCGAGGATGATTTTACAGGTGCACGATGAGCTTGTGTTCGATGCTTTTATTCCTGAGATGGAAGAACTGCGTGAAATTGTTGTTTCCAAAATGGTAACAGCTATAAAAATGAACGTGCCAATTGAAGCAGAAGTTGGCGTTGGTGATAATTGGTTAGAGGCCCATTAA
- a CDS encoding TPM domain-containing protein, with protein sequence MPQAKTFFTAEQQQELIYAIRKAELETSGEIRLHLEESCGDDVLDRAADVFRKLEMHKTELRNGVLIYLAVKDRQFAIIGDVGINEKVPENFWDEIKDDMVLHFKQGNYIRGLLNAIETSGIQLKQYFPRSTGDINEMSDEISFRND encoded by the coding sequence ATGCCGCAAGCAAAAACATTTTTTACTGCTGAACAACAGCAGGAGCTGATTTATGCTATTCGAAAGGCTGAATTGGAAACATCAGGTGAAATACGTTTGCATCTTGAAGAGTCTTGTGGAGATGATGTTTTAGACCGTGCCGCAGATGTTTTTCGTAAGCTGGAAATGCATAAAACAGAATTGCGAAATGGTGTACTGATTTATTTAGCAGTAAAAGACAGACAATTTGCAATAATTGGCGATGTTGGCATAAATGAAAAAGTTCCTGAAAATTTTTGGGATGAGATAAAAGATGATATGGTGTTGCATTTTAAGCAGGGAAATTATATTCGCGGTTTATTAAATGCAATAGAAACATCAGGTATTCAGCTTAAACAATATTTTCCACGAAGTACAGGTGATATAAATGAAATGAGCGATGAAATTTCTTTTAGAAATGATTAA
- a CDS encoding carboxymuconolactone decarboxylase family protein yields MSELVNEFNSYRSKMNEVILAKQNKVIGRLFNLDTNTYAEGALSVKTKEMLGLVASMVLRCDDCIKYHLGKCHEEGVTTDEIYEIFAVANIVGGTIVIPHTRRGAEYWEELIR; encoded by the coding sequence ATGAGCGAATTAGTAAATGAATTCAATAGCTACCGTTCAAAAATGAACGAAGTAATTCTTGCAAAACAAAATAAGGTGATTGGCCGACTTTTTAACCTGGATACCAATACCTATGCCGAAGGGGCTTTATCCGTTAAAACCAAGGAAATGTTGGGTTTGGTGGCAAGTATGGTTTTGCGTTGCGACGACTGTATTAAATATCACCTGGGGAAATGTCATGAAGAAGGTGTAACAACAGATGAAATTTATGAGATTTTTGCCGTGGCCAATATTGTTGGCGGAACCATTGTTATTCCACATACCCGAAGAGGTGCTGAATATTGGGAAGAATTAATCCGGTAA